In the Mycolicibacter sp. MU0102 genome, one interval contains:
- a CDS encoding phosphatidate cytidylyltransferase: MADQDTGVDAADAQPKQSRAGRNLPAAIAVGALLGGTLVYTLLFAPRFWVLILAVAAPVATHEITRRLREVGYDVPFIPLALGGQAMLWLSLPFGARGVLGAFGATVVIVMIWRLVGQGLHNAPVNYLRDVSATILIAVWVPLCLSFAALLVFRDDGPGRVLCLLFPVVFSDIGGYAVGVLFGKHPMAPAISPKKSWEGLGGSLVLGVGAAVFAVTVFLDRPWWVGLPLGLLLVFTGVFGDLIESQVKRDLGIKDMGRLLPGHGGLMDRLDALLPSAAVTWIVLTVLP, encoded by the coding sequence GTGGCAGACCAAGACACCGGCGTAGACGCCGCGGATGCACAACCGAAACAGTCGCGAGCTGGACGCAACCTTCCGGCGGCTATCGCCGTGGGCGCCCTGCTGGGCGGGACTCTCGTCTACACCCTGTTGTTCGCCCCGCGCTTCTGGGTGCTGATTCTGGCGGTGGCCGCCCCGGTTGCCACCCATGAGATCACCCGGCGGCTGCGCGAAGTCGGCTATGACGTGCCGTTCATCCCGCTGGCACTCGGCGGCCAGGCGATGCTGTGGCTGTCGCTGCCGTTCGGCGCTCGGGGAGTGCTGGGCGCCTTCGGTGCGACCGTGGTGATCGTCATGATCTGGCGGCTGGTGGGCCAGGGGCTGCACAACGCCCCGGTCAACTATCTACGGGACGTGTCGGCGACGATTCTGATCGCGGTCTGGGTGCCGCTTTGTCTGAGCTTCGCGGCCCTGCTGGTTTTCCGCGACGACGGCCCCGGCCGGGTGCTGTGCCTGCTGTTCCCGGTGGTCTTCTCCGATATCGGCGGCTACGCCGTCGGTGTGCTGTTCGGCAAGCACCCGATGGCGCCGGCAATCAGCCCGAAGAAGTCCTGGGAGGGGCTCGGGGGATCACTGGTGCTCGGCGTAGGCGCGGCCGTGTTCGCGGTGACGGTGTTCCTCGATCGTCCGTGGTGGGTGGGCCTGCCGCTGGGGCTGCTGTTGGTGTTCACCGGAGTCTTCGGCGACCTGATCGAATCCCAGGTCAAACGCGATCTGGGCATTAAGGACATGGGTCGGCTGCTGCCCGGCCACGGCGGGCTCATGGACCGGCTCGACGCGCTGCTGCCGTCGGCGGCGGTGACCTGGATCGTGTTGACCGTCCTGCCCTGA
- a CDS encoding ArsR/SmtB family transcription factor, whose amino-acid sequence MVCAVPNSLHQVKAEFFKTLGHPARIRILELLSERDHTVGELLPEIGLEASNLSQQLGVLRRAGVVTATKDGNAVVYSIASPVITELLAVARKALTGLLNDQVAILDDLRAGQ is encoded by the coding sequence ATGGTCTGCGCTGTGCCGAACTCGCTCCATCAGGTGAAAGCCGAGTTCTTCAAGACCCTCGGGCACCCCGCCCGGATCCGGATCCTGGAACTGCTCTCCGAACGCGACCACACCGTCGGTGAGCTGCTCCCCGAGATCGGGCTCGAGGCATCGAATCTCTCCCAACAACTGGGTGTCCTGCGTCGCGCAGGCGTGGTGACAGCGACCAAGGACGGCAATGCGGTGGTCTACTCGATCGCCTCGCCGGTGATCACCGAACTGCTTGCCGTGGCCCGCAAGGCGCTGACCGGATTGCTCAACGATCAAGTGGCCATCCTCGATGACCTGCGGGCCGGGCAATGA
- a CDS encoding proton-conducting transporter membrane subunit encodes MTLLIALPLLAPVLAALCSVTLGWRRFSAAVTVMSALTILGCGVALAVRVGDGAYLALGGLLRADALSVTMLIVIGVVGSLATWASIGYIDAEVACGHTDERGARLYGILTPAFLAAMALAVSANNIGVVWIAVEATTVVTAFLVGHRRSRAALEATWKYVMVCSVGITIAFLGTVLLHFAALHAGAGGQDALDLDVLAAHASGLDPAVTRLAGALLLIGYGAKMGLAPFHTWLADAHSQAPAPVSALMSGVLLSVAFSVLIRIKPIIDAAVGPAFLRTALLAAGLVTLLIAALLLTITTDLKRMLAYSSMETMGLIAVAAAAGTQLAITALLLHVLAHGVGKTVLFLAGGQLQAAHGSTAIGEITAVFGRSRLVGGAFAAGMVVLLGLPPFAMFASEVAIAISLADARLAWALGLALVALVVAFAALLRNSGRLLLGTPDAGSPAIRVPVTVAGALVAGVLLSLVLGVTAGPLTDLFTTAASQLGVR; translated from the coding sequence ATGACACTCCTGATTGCGCTTCCACTGCTGGCACCGGTGCTGGCGGCGCTGTGCTCGGTGACGCTCGGCTGGCGCCGGTTCAGCGCTGCCGTCACAGTGATGTCGGCGCTGACCATCCTCGGATGCGGTGTCGCCCTGGCCGTCCGGGTCGGCGACGGCGCCTATCTGGCGCTGGGTGGCCTGCTGCGGGCCGATGCGCTGTCGGTGACGATGCTGATCGTCATCGGTGTCGTCGGCAGTCTGGCCACCTGGGCGAGCATCGGCTACATCGACGCCGAAGTAGCTTGTGGGCACACCGATGAACGCGGCGCACGGTTGTACGGCATTCTGACTCCGGCGTTCTTGGCGGCGATGGCTCTTGCGGTGTCGGCCAACAACATCGGCGTGGTGTGGATCGCGGTGGAGGCCACCACGGTAGTCACCGCGTTTCTGGTCGGGCACCGCCGCAGCCGGGCCGCACTGGAGGCTACCTGGAAATACGTCATGGTGTGTTCGGTGGGCATCACGATCGCCTTCCTGGGCACCGTGCTACTGCATTTCGCCGCGCTGCATGCCGGGGCGGGCGGACAGGACGCGCTGGACCTCGACGTGCTGGCCGCCCACGCCAGTGGGCTAGACCCGGCGGTGACCCGGTTGGCGGGCGCACTGCTGCTGATCGGCTACGGAGCCAAGATGGGCCTGGCGCCGTTTCACACCTGGCTCGCCGATGCGCACAGCCAGGCCCCAGCGCCTGTTTCGGCGTTGATGAGTGGGGTGCTGCTCTCCGTCGCGTTCTCGGTGCTGATCCGGATCAAGCCGATCATCGATGCCGCGGTGGGTCCGGCGTTTCTGCGGACGGCACTGCTGGCGGCCGGTTTGGTGACACTGCTGATCGCTGCACTGCTGCTCACCATCACGACCGATCTCAAGCGGATGCTGGCCTATTCGTCGATGGAGACGATGGGCCTGATCGCTGTCGCCGCGGCGGCGGGCACCCAGCTGGCGATCACCGCGCTGCTGCTGCATGTCCTGGCTCACGGTGTCGGCAAGACGGTGCTGTTCCTGGCCGGCGGGCAGTTGCAGGCCGCCCACGGCAGCACCGCGATCGGCGAGATCACCGCGGTGTTCGGCAGGTCACGGTTGGTCGGCGGCGCGTTCGCGGCCGGGATGGTGGTACTGCTCGGTCTGCCGCCGTTCGCGATGTTCGCCAGCGAGGTGGCGATCGCGATCTCGCTGGCCGACGCACGTCTCGCGTGGGCCCTCGGTCTGGCATTGGTGGCACTGGTGGTGGCGTTCGCCGCCCTGCTGCGCAACTCCGGCCGCCTGCTGCTGGGCACCCCGGACGCCGGCAGCCCGGCCATCCGGGTACCGGTGACGGTTGCGGGCGCGCTGGTGGCCGGGGTGCTGCTCTCACTTGTCCTGGGAGTGACCGCCGGCCCGCTGACCGATTTGTTCACAACCGCCGCAAGCCAACTCGGAGTCCGCTGA
- a CDS encoding proton-conducting transporter membrane subunit produces MSTLTVSTPDTTHHQALPAALSGTATAGIGAAGVGIGLAGVFGTVPAIRIDWLVPLLGVQLRIDALGGFFMALTGAVAVAAGLYWIGYARHERYGAVPLLTLPLFVATLLTVPAAGSVTTFLLAWELMALASLVLVLTDQQRSEVRSAALIYAVMTQLGFVSLLLGMVVLAAHVGDDFAGMGALPDRVRDTVFVLTLIGFGSKAGLMPLHAWLPRAHPEAPSPVSALLSAAMVNLGIYGIIRVDVQLLGPGPRWWGLALLIAGGASALYGVLQASVATDLKRLLAYSTTENIGLITLALGAATLLSGAGSRDAAAVAAVAALLHLLAHSAFKSLGFLAAGSVLTATGLRDLDRLGGLARRMPGTTTLFGVAALGAAGLPLGAGFVSEWLLIQSLMHARADHDLTITLVTPLAVGAIALTAGLGVAAMVKAFGIGFLARPRSDAAAAARESPPTMLAGMTLGALACLVLAVAPGTVGPLLHRVLDTLPVSGAAPALGTYLRIPGLDASMSPGLLAAVLAAAVVLVLIGSRWRARQRPSTATVPLWACGADELSPRMQYTATSFAQPLQQVFDDVLHTDTAVEVTRQAPSSYYVDRIAYRARVADVVEDRWYAPLLRGVAAAAQLVRRAHTGSVHLYLAYGAVGVLIAMLVAR; encoded by the coding sequence GTGAGCACGCTGACGGTTTCGACCCCCGATACAACGCACCACCAAGCGCTCCCAGCGGCCCTCAGCGGTACCGCCACGGCCGGCATCGGTGCCGCCGGAGTCGGCATCGGCCTGGCCGGTGTGTTCGGCACCGTGCCCGCGATTCGCATCGACTGGCTGGTGCCACTGCTGGGTGTACAGCTGCGCATCGATGCGCTCGGCGGTTTCTTCATGGCGCTGACCGGTGCGGTGGCCGTGGCCGCCGGCCTGTATTGGATCGGCTATGCACGCCACGAGCGCTATGGTGCGGTCCCGCTGCTGACGCTGCCGCTGTTCGTCGCCACACTGCTGACGGTTCCGGCGGCGGGCTCGGTAACGACGTTCCTGCTTGCGTGGGAACTAATGGCGCTGGCGTCGCTGGTGTTGGTACTCACCGATCAACAGCGCAGTGAGGTGCGTTCGGCCGCGCTGATCTACGCGGTGATGACCCAGTTGGGCTTCGTCTCGCTGCTGTTGGGCATGGTGGTGCTGGCAGCTCACGTCGGCGACGACTTCGCCGGTATGGGCGCGCTGCCCGACCGCGTGCGCGACACCGTGTTCGTGTTGACCCTGATCGGCTTCGGCTCCAAAGCCGGGCTCATGCCCCTGCACGCGTGGCTGCCCAGGGCGCACCCCGAAGCACCCAGCCCGGTCTCGGCGTTGCTCAGTGCCGCCATGGTCAACCTCGGCATCTACGGGATCATCCGCGTCGACGTGCAACTGCTCGGGCCCGGCCCACGGTGGTGGGGTCTGGCGCTGCTGATCGCCGGTGGCGCATCGGCGCTCTACGGCGTTTTGCAGGCGTCGGTGGCAACCGACCTCAAACGGCTGCTTGCGTATTCGACGACGGAGAACATCGGGCTGATAACCCTGGCTCTGGGCGCGGCGACGTTGTTGTCGGGTGCGGGATCACGCGATGCCGCCGCCGTTGCCGCGGTCGCGGCGCTGCTGCATCTGCTCGCCCACAGTGCCTTCAAGAGCCTCGGATTCCTGGCCGCCGGGTCGGTGCTGACCGCCACCGGCCTGCGCGACCTGGATCGACTCGGCGGGCTGGCTCGCCGAATGCCTGGTACCACAACGCTGTTCGGGGTGGCCGCGCTCGGCGCCGCCGGCCTGCCGCTGGGCGCAGGTTTCGTCAGCGAATGGCTGCTGATCCAGTCGCTGATGCACGCCCGAGCCGACCACGACCTCACGATCACCTTGGTGACACCGCTGGCCGTGGGCGCGATCGCACTGACCGCCGGCCTGGGGGTGGCCGCCATGGTCAAGGCGTTCGGCATCGGCTTCCTGGCCCGCCCACGCTCGGATGCCGCAGCGGCGGCACGCGAATCGCCCCCCACGATGCTCGCCGGCATGACGCTGGGCGCGCTCGCCTGCCTGGTTCTGGCCGTCGCGCCGGGCACCGTCGGCCCGCTGTTGCACCGGGTGCTCGACACCCTGCCGGTGTCGGGGGCAGCCCCGGCGCTCGGAACCTACCTGCGCATTCCCGGGCTCGACGCGTCCATGTCCCCCGGCCTGCTGGCCGCCGTTCTGGCCGCCGCCGTCGTGCTGGTGCTGATCGGTTCACGCTGGCGGGCACGGCAGCGCCCGAGTACCGCCACCGTTCCGCTATGGGCCTGCGGCGCAGACGAACTGAGCCCACGCATGCAATACACCGCGACGTCGTTCGCCCAACCGCTACAGCAGGTTTTCGACGATGTGCTGCACACCGACACCGCGGTCGAAGTGACCCGCCAAGCCCCGTCGAGCTACTACGTGGACCGGATCGCCTACCGGGCGCGAGTGGCCGATGTCGTCGAAGACCGCTGGTATGCGCCGCTGCTGCGGGGCGTGGCCGCCGCCGCGCAACTGGTGCGCCGCGCCCACACCGGCAGCGTGCACCTCTACCTGGCCTACGGTGCGGTGGGAGTGCTGATCGCGATGTTGGTGGCGCGATGA
- a CDS encoding NADH-quinone oxidoreductase subunit B family protein — protein sequence MSWLTRIRALGRVTEPAGARPPAATEPPGGVTGSLQIRHVDAGSCNGCEIEIGGAFSPVYDAERFGARLVASPRHADALLVTGVVTRNMAEPLRNTLEATPQPRKVIACGDCALNRGVFAQSYATVGAVGEVVPVDVEIPGCPPTPEQILAALRSVTGR from the coding sequence ATGAGCTGGCTCACCAGAATCCGTGCCCTGGGCCGTGTCACCGAGCCGGCCGGCGCCCGTCCGCCGGCCGCCACCGAACCGCCGGGAGGCGTGACGGGCTCGCTGCAGATCCGCCACGTCGACGCCGGATCGTGCAACGGCTGCGAGATCGAGATCGGCGGGGCTTTCAGCCCGGTATACGACGCCGAGCGATTCGGCGCCCGACTCGTCGCCTCGCCGCGTCACGCCGACGCCCTGCTGGTCACCGGGGTGGTCACCCGCAACATGGCCGAGCCGCTGCGCAACACCCTGGAGGCCACGCCGCAGCCCCGCAAGGTCATCGCGTGCGGGGACTGTGCCCTCAACCGCGGGGTGTTCGCGCAGTCCTACGCGACGGTGGGGGCCGTCGGCGAGGTGGTTCCGGTCGATGTCGAGATCCCCGGCTGTCCGCCGACGCCCGAACAGATCCTCGCCGCACTGCGGTCGGTGACCGGCCGGTGA
- a CDS encoding MarR family winged helix-turn-helix transcriptional regulator, with amino-acid sequence MDDVDVAPLGYLLYRVSSALRPQVTAVLGPLGLALPEFVCMRALSLRPGLSSAELARHTGVTPQAMNTVLHRLENRGAVSRPESVPSGRALPANLTEAGRDLLKQAEDAVRVADGRVLAALSAAEQHRLRQMLERIGAE; translated from the coding sequence ATGGATGACGTGGACGTTGCTCCGCTGGGCTACCTGCTGTACCGGGTCAGCTCGGCGCTGCGCCCCCAGGTGACCGCGGTACTCGGGCCGCTGGGGCTCGCATTGCCCGAATTCGTCTGCATGCGGGCGCTCTCGTTGCGTCCAGGGCTCTCCAGCGCCGAGCTGGCACGCCACACCGGCGTCACCCCGCAGGCCATGAACACCGTGCTGCACCGGTTGGAGAACCGCGGCGCGGTCAGCCGCCCGGAGTCGGTGCCCTCCGGGCGTGCACTGCCGGCGAATTTGACCGAGGCCGGTCGGGATCTGCTGAAGCAGGCCGAAGATGCCGTACGCGTCGCGGACGGTCGGGTGCTGGCTGCGCTAAGCGCGGCCGAGCAGCACCGACTGCGGCAAATGTTGGAGCGAATCGGCGCGGAGTGA
- a CDS encoding respiratory chain complex I subunit 1 family protein codes for MTYLAGFVQVAGVIAGAPLVIGLMRQVRARAEGRTGAGIWQPWRDIRKLLGKQNLKPLGTTWVFAAAPAALAATTLVIVATAPLVATGSPLDPIADLITVVGLLFLGTVALTLAGIDTATAFGGMGASREITIAALVEPTILVAVFALSIPANSANLGAIVGNTSAHPGQVISLASALAFVALVIVIVAETGRLPVDNPSTHLELTMVHEAMVLEYAGPKLAMVEWASGMRLTVLLALLANLFFPWGIAGADPSALDLIVGAGAIALKVAALAAVMAAVEVFLAKLRLFRVPELLAGSFVLALLAVTAANFFTGAAG; via the coding sequence CTGACATACCTGGCAGGCTTCGTGCAGGTCGCCGGCGTCATCGCAGGCGCCCCACTGGTCATCGGCCTGATGCGCCAGGTCCGAGCCCGCGCCGAGGGCCGCACCGGGGCCGGAATCTGGCAACCGTGGCGCGACATCCGCAAGCTGCTGGGCAAGCAGAACCTCAAGCCGCTCGGTACCACCTGGGTGTTCGCCGCGGCGCCGGCCGCGTTGGCCGCCACCACGCTGGTCATCGTCGCCACCGCACCCCTGGTGGCGACCGGCTCGCCCCTGGACCCGATCGCCGACCTGATTACCGTTGTGGGCCTGCTGTTCCTGGGCACAGTGGCCCTGACCCTGGCCGGAATCGACACTGCAACGGCTTTCGGCGGCATGGGCGCCAGCCGCGAGATCACCATCGCGGCGCTGGTGGAACCGACCATCCTGGTGGCGGTGTTCGCCCTTTCGATCCCGGCGAACTCGGCCAACCTGGGAGCCATCGTCGGCAACACCAGTGCGCATCCCGGCCAGGTGATCTCGCTGGCGAGCGCGCTGGCGTTCGTCGCACTGGTCATCGTGATCGTCGCCGAGACGGGCCGGCTGCCGGTGGACAACCCGTCCACCCACCTGGAGCTGACCATGGTGCACGAGGCCATGGTGCTCGAATATGCCGGCCCCAAGCTGGCCATGGTCGAATGGGCCAGCGGCATGCGGCTGACGGTGTTGCTGGCGCTGCTGGCAAACCTGTTCTTTCCCTGGGGCATCGCGGGCGCGGACCCTAGCGCGCTCGACCTGATCGTCGGCGCCGGCGCGATCGCCCTGAAAGTGGCCGCGCTGGCCGCAGTCATGGCCGCCGTGGAGGTCTTCCTCGCCAAGCTGCGCCTGTTTCGGGTGCCTGAACTACTCGCTGGGTCCTTCGTGCTGGCGTTGCTGGCCGTGACGGCGGCGAACTTCTTCACGGGAGCGGCGGGATGA
- a CDS encoding NADH-quinone oxidoreductase subunit C has product MKPITSTQPVTGDELIDTATALLADRFRLALMAAHDDGDTLRVVYLFLAGRPDRRRELTLTVPAEAPAIPSLARLSFQAGRFEREMLDLYGITPVDHPQPRRLVRHAHWPQGWHPMRNNAGPPGDFVAADHFPFLTVDGAGVYEIPVGPVHAGLIEPGHFRFSVVGESVLRLKARLWFVHRGVERLFQGRPALAAVELAERISGDTSAGHALAHSLAVEDALGVELPDPAHRLRALLVELERLYNHAADLGALANDVGFGLANAHAQRVRELALRINAQVTGHRLLRGAISPGGVVLQALPDPDRLQDLADDIAEIAELTLGNSVIYDRFAGTSILHRDDAVAMGTLGYVARASGIVTDARLDHPTTELPVTEVTATAGDVLARYTVRRDEFAASVALCRNLIDNHEGPLDIRASVPAATGPRSGIGIVEGWRGSIVHRVEIGADGVIGRAKIVDPSWFNWPALPVSMTDTIVPDFPLTNKSFNLSYAGNDL; this is encoded by the coding sequence ATGAAGCCGATCACCAGCACGCAGCCGGTCACCGGCGATGAGCTGATCGACACGGCCACGGCTCTGCTGGCCGACCGTTTCCGGCTGGCACTGATGGCCGCCCACGATGACGGCGACACTCTGCGGGTCGTGTACCTGTTCCTCGCCGGCCGCCCGGACCGCCGCAGGGAGCTGACCCTGACCGTTCCGGCGGAGGCCCCCGCGATCCCGTCGCTGGCCCGGCTCTCTTTTCAGGCCGGCCGATTCGAGCGCGAGATGCTCGATCTGTACGGAATCACCCCGGTCGATCATCCGCAGCCGCGCCGCCTGGTACGGCACGCGCATTGGCCGCAGGGTTGGCACCCGATGCGCAACAATGCCGGGCCACCCGGCGACTTCGTTGCGGCGGACCACTTTCCCTTCTTGACCGTGGACGGCGCCGGGGTCTACGAGATCCCCGTCGGCCCGGTACACGCCGGTCTGATCGAGCCGGGCCACTTCCGGTTCTCGGTCGTCGGCGAATCGGTGTTACGACTCAAGGCTCGACTGTGGTTCGTCCACCGCGGGGTCGAGCGACTCTTTCAGGGCCGGCCGGCCCTCGCGGCGGTGGAGCTGGCCGAACGGATCAGTGGTGACACCTCCGCCGGTCATGCGCTCGCACACAGCCTGGCCGTCGAGGACGCTCTCGGTGTCGAGCTGCCCGATCCGGCGCATCGATTGCGCGCATTGCTCGTCGAGCTCGAGCGCCTCTACAACCACGCAGCCGATCTGGGGGCCCTGGCCAACGATGTGGGCTTCGGCCTGGCCAACGCGCACGCCCAGCGCGTCCGCGAACTTGCGCTGCGCATCAACGCACAAGTGACCGGACACCGACTCTTGCGCGGGGCGATCAGTCCCGGAGGTGTCGTGCTGCAAGCACTTCCGGACCCGGACCGGCTACAGGACCTGGCTGATGACATCGCCGAGATCGCCGAGCTGACGTTGGGCAACTCAGTGATCTATGACCGGTTCGCCGGCACCTCGATATTGCACCGCGACGACGCCGTCGCAATGGGCACGCTGGGCTACGTGGCTCGGGCCAGCGGAATTGTCACCGACGCCCGCCTCGACCACCCGACCACCGAGCTCCCGGTGACCGAGGTGACCGCGACCGCCGGGGATGTACTGGCTCGCTACACCGTTCGCCGCGACGAGTTCGCGGCCTCGGTGGCCCTGTGCCGCAACCTGATCGACAATCACGAAGGCCCGCTCGATATCCGAGCGTCCGTGCCGGCGGCGACGGGCCCGCGTAGCGGGATCGGCATCGTCGAGGGCTGGCGCGGCAGCATCGTGCACCGGGTGGAGATCGGAGCCGACGGCGTCATCGGCCGGGCCAAGATCGTGGACCCGTCCTGGTTCAACTGGCCCGCGCTGCCGGTATCGATGACCGACACCATCGTCCCGGACTTCCCGCTGACGAATAAGAGCTTCAACCTGTCCTACGCGGGAAACGATCTATAG
- the rlmN gene encoding 23S rRNA (adenine(2503)-C(2))-methyltransferase RlmN has protein sequence MKQQLVFTAPRRALPPRHLADLDSEGVVAAVAELGLPAFRAKQLANQYYGRLIADPQQMTDLPAAVRTSVADALFPTLLTASSEIECDAGETRKTLWRAHDNTKFESVLMRYPRRNTVCISSQAGCGMACPFCATGQAGLTRNLSTAEILEQVRAASVELRDRDGAPSSGRRLSNIVFMGMGEPLANYARVVAAVRRIIEPAPNGFGISARSVTVSTVGLAPAIRKLADERLGVTLALSLHTPDDELRDTLVPVNNRWKVSEALDAARYYADVTGRRVSVEYALIRDVNDQPWRADLLGKKLHKALGPLVHVNLIPLNPTPGSEWDASPKPAEREFVRRVRAQGVECTVRDTRGREIAAACGQLAAEGR, from the coding sequence ATGAAGCAACAGCTGGTGTTCACCGCACCGCGGCGGGCACTGCCGCCGCGGCATCTGGCCGACCTCGACTCCGAAGGCGTGGTGGCCGCTGTCGCTGAGCTGGGCCTGCCGGCATTTCGCGCCAAGCAACTGGCGAACCAGTACTACGGCCGATTGATCGCCGATCCGCAGCAGATGACCGACCTGCCCGCCGCGGTGCGCACCTCGGTGGCCGACGCGTTGTTCCCCACGCTGCTGACCGCGTCCAGCGAGATCGAATGCGATGCCGGTGAGACCCGCAAGACGCTGTGGCGCGCCCACGACAACACCAAGTTCGAATCGGTGCTGATGCGCTATCCGCGCCGTAACACCGTGTGCATCTCGTCGCAGGCCGGCTGCGGGATGGCGTGCCCCTTCTGTGCGACCGGGCAGGCCGGCCTCACCCGCAACCTGTCCACCGCCGAGATTCTCGAGCAGGTGCGGGCGGCGTCGGTCGAACTCCGCGACCGGGACGGTGCTCCATCTTCTGGGAGGCGGCTGTCCAATATCGTGTTCATGGGGATGGGGGAGCCGCTGGCCAACTACGCCCGGGTGGTGGCCGCGGTGCGGCGCATCATCGAGCCGGCGCCCAACGGCTTCGGCATCTCGGCGCGATCGGTGACGGTTTCCACGGTCGGGTTGGCCCCGGCGATCCGCAAGCTTGCCGACGAGCGCCTCGGGGTGACGCTCGCACTGTCGCTGCACACCCCCGATGACGAGCTGCGCGACACGCTTGTGCCGGTCAACAACCGGTGGAAGGTTTCCGAAGCCCTCGATGCCGCCCGCTATTACGCCGACGTCACCGGCCGGCGGGTCTCAGTGGAATACGCGTTGATCCGCGACGTCAACGACCAGCCCTGGCGGGCAGATCTTTTGGGCAAGAAGCTGCACAAGGCGCTGGGGCCGCTGGTGCACGTCAATCTGATTCCGCTCAATCCCACGCCGGGCAGCGAATGGGACGCCAGTCCCAAGCCGGCGGAGCGGGAGTTCGTCCGGCGAGTTCGGGCTCAAGGCGTGGAATGCACGGTCCGCGATACCCGCGGGCGGGAGATTGCCGCCGCGTGCGGCCAGCTGGCGGCCGAAGGTCGGTAG
- the pyrH gene encoding UMP kinase, whose protein sequence is MTEPTSTDGDRPDGRPPFSRVLLKLGGEMFGGGQVGLDPDVVAQVARQIAEVVRDGVQVAVVIGGGNFFRGAQLQQRGMERMRSDYMGMLGTVMNSLALQDFLEKEGIDTRVQTAITMGQVAEPYIPLRAARHLEKGRVVIFGAGMGLPYFSTDTTAAQRALEIGAQVVLMAKAVDGIFTADPRVDPDAELLTSITHREVIERGLKVADATAFSLCMDNGMPILVFNLLTDGNIARAVAGEKIGTLVTS, encoded by the coding sequence ATGACGGAGCCGACGAGTACCGACGGAGACCGGCCGGACGGCCGCCCCCCTTTTTCCCGGGTATTGCTCAAGCTCGGTGGGGAGATGTTCGGCGGCGGGCAGGTCGGGCTCGATCCCGATGTGGTCGCCCAGGTAGCCCGCCAAATCGCCGAAGTGGTCCGCGATGGCGTGCAGGTGGCCGTGGTGATTGGCGGCGGCAACTTCTTCCGCGGCGCCCAGTTGCAGCAGCGCGGCATGGAACGCATGCGCTCGGACTACATGGGCATGCTCGGCACCGTGATGAACAGCCTTGCGCTGCAGGACTTCCTGGAAAAGGAAGGTATCGACACCCGGGTACAGACCGCCATCACCATGGGACAGGTCGCCGAGCCCTACATCCCGCTGCGGGCAGCGCGGCACCTGGAGAAGGGCCGGGTAGTGATCTTCGGCGCCGGCATGGGACTGCCGTATTTCTCCACCGACACCACGGCGGCTCAGCGCGCGCTGGAGATCGGCGCCCAGGTGGTGCTGATGGCCAAGGCGGTCGACGGCATCTTCACCGCGGATCCTCGCGTCGACCCGGACGCTGAACTGCTCACCTCGATTACTCATCGCGAGGTCATCGAGCGGGGCCTGAAGGTGGCCGATGCCACCGCGTTCAGTCTGTGCATGGACAATGGCATGCCGATCCTGGTGTTCAACCTGTTGACCGATGGAAATATCGCGCGGGCGGTCGCGGGTGAGAAGATCGGGACACTGGTCACCAGCTGA
- the frr gene encoding ribosome recycling factor → MIDEALFDAEEKMEKAVSVARDDLSTIRTGRANPGMFSRIVIDYYGSITPITQLCSINVPEARLVVIKPYEASQLGPIETAIRNSDLGLNPSNDGSLIRVSVPQLTEERRKELVKQAKAKGEDAKVSVRNIRRKAMEELHRIRKDGDAGEDEVGRAEKDLDKSTQQYVTQIDELVKHKEGELLEV, encoded by the coding sequence ATGATCGACGAGGCTCTCTTCGATGCCGAAGAGAAAATGGAGAAGGCCGTGTCGGTGGCCCGTGACGATCTCTCGACCATCCGCACCGGCCGGGCCAACCCGGGCATGTTCTCGCGGATCGTCATCGACTACTACGGCTCGATTACCCCGATCACCCAGCTGTGCAGCATCAACGTGCCCGAGGCACGGCTGGTCGTGATCAAGCCCTACGAGGCCTCGCAGTTGGGACCCATCGAGACCGCGATCCGCAACTCCGACCTCGGCCTGAACCCCAGCAACGACGGTTCGTTGATTCGGGTGTCGGTGCCGCAGCTCACCGAGGAGCGACGCAAGGAGCTGGTCAAGCAGGCCAAGGCCAAGGGGGAGGACGCCAAGGTCTCGGTGCGCAACATCCGCCGCAAGGCGATGGAAGAGCTGCACCGCATCCGCAAAGACGGCGACGCCGGCGAGGACGAGGTGGGCCGGGCGGAGAAAGACCTGGACAAGTCCACTCAGCAGTACGTGACCCAGATCGACGAACTGGTCAAGCACAAAGAAGGCGAGCTGCTGGAGGTCTAG